A window of Sinimarinibacterium sp. NLF-5-8 genomic DNA:
GGCACAGATGGCGCGACAAGGCTGACCAAAGGCCGGGTTTGTGTCGATGAGCGCGATTGCCGCCGGTGCCGGGCTTGTCGTGCCGGAAGGGGTGTGACAGGTGAAACCAGGCAAACAGTTCCGGACAAATCCGCATAATGCGCGCCGTTTTGGGGATTCGTGGATCATCATGGGCGTATCGACAACCGTGGCACTGCGCAATGAAGTGGGGGCCAACCTCAAACTGGCGCTGCCAATCATGGTCACCCAATTTACGTTCATGGGCATGGCCACGGCCGATACGATGCTGGCCGGTCGCCACAGCGCCGACGCGCTGGCAGCGGTGGCGGTGGGCGCCAACATCTGGTTTTTGCTGCTGATCATGTTCATGGGCACGCTGATGGCGTGCGCGCCGATCATTGCCCAGCGCGTCGGTGCGGGGCGGGATGCTGATGACACCGGAGTGTTTGTGCGCGGCGCGCTGCTGATTGCCGCCGCACTGGGAGTGGCGTGGATGCTGTTGATGCGCATCGTCCCCGGGCCGGTACTGGCGTGGCTGGAACTGGGCGAGCCAGCGCAGCAATACGCTTATGACTACCTGATGGCTGCATCGTGGTCGGGTGTTCCGCTGTGTCTGTGCTTTGTCGCGCGCAACGCTGCCGAAGCCCATGGTCTGACGCAGGTGGCGCTGGTTTGCGGGGTGATCGGACTGATCACCAATGTGCTGGTGGCCTATGGCCTGCTGTTTGGGCACTGGGGACTTCCCGAACTGGGCCCTGAAGGGTGTGGCTGGGGCAGTACGGCCGCAGCGTTGGCGATGCTGCTGGCTTACGCCGCCCAGTTTGCACGCCTGCCAGCCTTGCGCGCGCTGCGCATTTTTCGGCGCGGCTGGCCGGTTTGGCAGACCGAGCTGCGCGAAGTGCTGCGACTGGGATTGCCGATTGCGATGATTCTTGCGGCGGAGTCCTGGCTGTTCAATGTGTGCGCGCTGTTGATGGCGCGCTTTGGTGCCGGCACCGTGGCGGCGCATCAGGTGGCGATCAACTTTGCCGGACTGTGCTTCATGGTGCCGCTGTCGATTGGCTTTGCCACCACGGTGCGGGTTGGTTATGCCGCAGGGGCGCGGGATTTTTCCGCTGTGCGCCTGCGCGGGCAGACCGGCATGTTGATGGGCATGGTGTTTTCGCTGGTCAGCGCCAGCGTGATGGCGTTTTTTCCGGCATGGGTCGTCGGGCTGTATACCGATGATGTGCAAGTGCAGCGGATCGCTGTGCAGTTTTTGCTGTTTGCCGCATTGTTTCAGCTGTTTGACGGGATTCAGGCCACGGCCAACGGCGCCCTGCGCGGCGTCAAGGACACCAAAATGCCGATGCTGATCACGGTGACGGCGTACTGGCTGGTGGGATTGCCGCTGGCGGTGGGGCTGGCGTTTACCACCACACTGGCTGCGCGCGGCATCTGGGTGGGCTTTGTGGTGGCGCTGGCACTGGCGGCGCTGGGGCTGGGGCTGCGCTTCAGGCGTGTCGGCCAAAAATTTTCACGGGTGCCTCGATAAGCGCCAGACACGCAAACGGCGCATGGCCTGGACAAAGATGTTTTTGATCCTTGGCCGATGGCGCGCGCGGCTTAACCCGGCATCGGCAACCCAAAAAACCGCCGCGCCGTGCGCGCGCTCATATCCGCCACATAGCTTTCGGGCTGACCGCGCGCGTGGGCGATGGCCTTGACCACCCACGGCAAATACGCCGGTTCATTGCGGCGGCTGCTGGTCTTGGGCGCGGTGCGCGGCAGCAGATAGGGTGAATCGGTCTCGATCATCAGACGTTCATCGGGGACCATCGTCACCGCCTCGATCAAGTGCTTGCCACGGCGCTCATCGCAAATCCAGCCGGTGATGCCAATGTGACAATCCAGCGCCAGATAATCGGCCAGCGCCGCAGCGGTATCGGTAAAGCAATGCACCACCACCGCCGGCAACTGCGCGCGGTATTCGCGCAGGATCGCCAGAAAATCGGCGTGGGCATCACGCTGGTGCAAAAACACCGGCTTGCGATGCTTCACGGCCAAATCCAGCTGCGCCGTAAACGCTTGCTGCTGCACCGCGCGCGGGGACAAATCCCGAAAATAATCCAGCCCGCATTCGCCTAAAGACACCACCTCCGGCGACTGCGCCAAGGCATCAATTTGCGTCGCCAGTGCCGCGCCCCAGGCGCTGGCGTAATGTGGATGCAGCCCCGCCGTAGCAAACAACTGCCCGCGATGCGTTGCCGCCATCTGCTGCGCCGCTTGGTTGGACGCAGCATCGCTGCCGGTGATCACCATTTGCATCACCCCAGCGTCGCGCGCGCGCGCCAGCACCGCATCCAGATCGGTGGCAAAACTGTCGTGAGCGAGGTTGACGCCAATATCCACCAGCGCCCAGGTGTGAGTTGTGTCCATGTTGTGATTCAAGGCAAACGGCCGTGCGCGATTTGTAAGGGCGCAGGAGCATAGCCCAAGAGTGGCTTGCCCCGGCCTTTGTCCGGCCTTTTGCCCCGCCTTTTGCAGCCTCTGGCAAGGGGTATGGCAATGGGCGGCATGTAATCAGCCCGATCCAAAACCTCTGCCGCAGACCCCAGCAGGGGTGAGGCCATTTTAAAACACCCGCGCGCGCTTAGGCCGTGGCAAGGGCTTGGTAGCGCTCAAATAAAAACGCAACGCGCTCGGCATCGCTGCCAAATTTGGTTTTGCCGTAGGCCGCATCCACGCACTTATCCAGCGCTTGATGGGCTTTGAGCAGCGGCGGCGGCATGGTCAGCGGGTCGTACAAATCGGCTAAAGATGCGTTGGCAAATTGCGCGCGCGCCTCCAGCACCGCCTGAGCAGCGGTTTCAATGGCGCTGCGCTGTTTGTCGCTGGGCGCGTCAGGCCAGGGGAAGTTGTTGTAGACGATCGCGGCGGAATAGCGGAAATCGCTTTTCAGCCGACCGCAGACCGCACGCACCCAAGCGTTGTGCATCGTGCTGGAGAGGATGCCGAAGTGGAAGAGCGTGGCGTCATAAACAGCAAGGCACAGGTTGCTGACAACCATTTCGGGGCTGCTAAATCCGATGGGGACGAATTGGCGACGCTCCGACGACACACTTGGCACCACGATGTACGGAGCTTCAATGTGCGAGACAAACGCGAAAGTGGACGGGACTTCAGCAAGCTTGCGCGTCGCTGGGCGTTTACTCTCCAAGCGAAACTTGCGAACCGAGTTCAGTCGGTCAAGTACCAATTTGCTTTTACGGAATACGCTGGGAGGACAGTCTTTCAGCCACAGGCAGTAGCGCTCGCCCCCATTGATGAACTCCTCGGCACCAAGAAACAGCCGAACGTACGGTTGAAGTTCCGGGGTTTCGCGGCGAAGTTCGTCTGCTTCACTTGGCGTCATGAGTAAGTGGCCGCCGTCGATGGGTTGATTGCCGAAAGCAATCGTCGGCACATCACAAATCGGCTTGCCGCGCCGAGCCAGCACCACGTCGGAGGCATCGACCAGATAGGGGTTGATGTTGGCAGCGGCGACCGCATGCGGCTCGCCTTTAATATCTTCGTAGTCGTAGAGGGTTTTATTGGGCTCATCCTGTAAGCCAAAGCCAACGATGATGCAGTGCACGGCGGCAACGCCGCGCGCTTCGTTGCGCCAGCTAAAGGTGCGGTGGGCAAAGTGGATTTTGATGCCTTGCTGGAG
This region includes:
- a CDS encoding MATE family efflux transporter; this encodes MGVSTTVALRNEVGANLKLALPIMVTQFTFMGMATADTMLAGRHSADALAAVAVGANIWFLLLIMFMGTLMACAPIIAQRVGAGRDADDTGVFVRGALLIAAALGVAWMLLMRIVPGPVLAWLELGEPAQQYAYDYLMAASWSGVPLCLCFVARNAAEAHGLTQVALVCGVIGLITNVLVAYGLLFGHWGLPELGPEGCGWGSTAAALAMLLAYAAQFARLPALRALRIFRRGWPVWQTELREVLRLGLPIAMILAAESWLFNVCALLMARFGAGTVAAHQVAINFAGLCFMVPLSIGFATTVRVGYAAGARDFSAVRLRGQTGMLMGMVFSLVSASVMAFFPAWVVGLYTDDVQVQRIAVQFLLFAALFQLFDGIQATANGALRGVKDTKMPMLITVTAYWLVGLPLAVGLAFTTTLAARGIWVGFVVALALAALGLGLRFRRVGQKFSRVPR
- a CDS encoding TatD family hydrolase codes for the protein MDTTHTWALVDIGVNLAHDSFATDLDAVLARARDAGVMQMVITGSDAASNQAAQQMAATHRGQLFATAGLHPHYASAWGAALATQIDALAQSPEVVSLGECGLDYFRDLSPRAVQQQAFTAQLDLAVKHRKPVFLHQRDAHADFLAILREYRAQLPAVVVHCFTDTAAALADYLALDCHIGITGWICDERRGKHLIEAVTMVPDERLMIETDSPYLLPRTAPKTSSRRNEPAYLPWVVKAIAHARGQPESYVADMSARTARRFFGLPMPG